The following proteins come from a genomic window of Mariniflexile sp. TRM1-10:
- a CDS encoding lactate utilization protein B, protein MAHADEAALFNKDEAKVDWHDKALWFVRQKRDKSAHNVKGWEELRNLASAIKANVLSDLDTYLVQFEENAKKNGVTVHWAANAEEHNKIVHSILAKHDVKKVVKSKSMLTEECHLNPYLEANAIEVIDTDLGERIVQLAQEPPSHIVLPAIHKKKEEVDVLFQEHLGTKPCNGDPQYLTAEARKHLRDKFLKADAAITGVNFAIADTGGFVVCTNEGNADMGVHLAKVHIACMGMEKLIPQEKHLGVFLRLLARSATGQPITTYSSHFNKPEPGKEMHIVIVDNGRTEQLSREDFRASLHCIRCGACMNTCPIYRRSGGHSYKATIPGPIGSILSPGIDLKKHSSLPFASTLCGSCSDVCPVKINIHEQLYKWRQVIVKEVPQPVVKKTILKVAGRVLANSGMYGFAGKSARFMLKHAPRFLVYSKLNAWGKARDLPEVKNGNFDEWYKKRKKNE, encoded by the coding sequence ATGGCACACGCAGACGAAGCAGCATTATTTAATAAAGACGAAGCAAAAGTAGATTGGCATGACAAAGCTTTATGGTTTGTAAGGCAAAAAAGGGATAAATCTGCCCATAATGTAAAAGGATGGGAAGAACTTAGAAATTTAGCATCGGCCATTAAGGCAAATGTACTTTCCGATTTAGATACTTACCTTGTTCAATTTGAAGAAAATGCCAAAAAAAATGGTGTAACGGTACATTGGGCAGCCAATGCCGAAGAACATAACAAAATTGTCCACAGTATTTTAGCTAAGCACGATGTAAAGAAAGTGGTTAAAAGCAAATCGATGCTTACTGAAGAGTGCCATTTGAATCCTTATTTAGAAGCCAATGCTATTGAAGTCATTGATACCGATTTAGGAGAACGTATTGTACAACTAGCCCAAGAACCCCCGAGCCATATAGTATTGCCTGCCATTCATAAAAAGAAGGAAGAGGTCGATGTCTTATTTCAAGAACATTTAGGAACCAAACCTTGTAATGGCGATCCACAATATTTAACGGCAGAAGCTAGAAAGCATTTACGTGATAAATTCCTAAAAGCAGATGCTGCTATTACGGGCGTTAATTTTGCAATAGCCGACACCGGTGGTTTTGTGGTTTGTACCAACGAAGGAAATGCCGATATGGGTGTACATCTAGCCAAAGTGCACATTGCTTGTATGGGGATGGAAAAACTCATTCCTCAGGAAAAACATTTAGGTGTATTTTTGCGGTTATTGGCGAGAAGTGCCACTGGGCAACCTATAACAACCTATTCGTCGCATTTTAATAAGCCCGAACCAGGTAAGGAAATGCATATTGTTATTGTAGACAATGGCAGAACCGAGCAATTAAGCCGTGAAGATTTTAGAGCCTCCCTGCATTGCATCCGTTGTGGTGCTTGTATGAATACGTGTCCTATTTATAGACGTAGTGGCGGACACAGCTATAAAGCAACCATTCCTGGCCCCATAGGTTCCATTCTATCACCGGGAATCGATTTAAAAAAACACAGTTCTTTGCCTTTTGCATCGACACTTTGTGGTTCGTGTAGCGATGTATGTCCAGTAAAAATCAATATTCACGAACAGTTATATAAATGGCGTCAGGTCATTGTTAAAGAGGTGCCACAGCCAGTTGTTAAAAAAACTATTTTAAAAGTAGCTGGACGTGTTTTAGCAAACTCAGGAATGTATGGTTTCGCTGGAAAATCAGCGCGGTTTATGTTAAAACATGCACCTCGATTTTTAGTGTATTCCAAATTAAATGCTTGGGGAAAAGCTAGGGATTTGCCAGAAGTTAAAAATGGGAATTTTGATGAATGGTATAAAAAAAGAAAGAAAAATGAGTAG
- a CDS encoding (Fe-S)-binding protein: MKVGLFIPCYINQLYPQVGIATLELLEKLGVEVVYPMGQTCCGQPLGNSGYEDDSKGICQLFVENFKEFDYIVGPSGSCVYHVKKHFDILEQTNDVKRVRKNTYELCQFIYEVLGKTDLGASFPYKVGIHKSCHGLRGLRLGSCSERMDVHYSTEESLLKEVKGLELKTLNRVDECCGFGGTFSVFEEAISVKMGKDRIQDHLDSDVEVITGADHSCLMHLEGLINRNKQPLKVMHIAEILNSSM, translated from the coding sequence ATGAAGGTCGGTTTATTTATACCATGTTACATCAATCAATTATATCCACAAGTAGGCATAGCAACTTTAGAGCTTTTAGAGAAATTAGGCGTTGAAGTTGTTTACCCTATGGGGCAAACCTGTTGCGGACAACCACTCGGTAATTCTGGATACGAAGATGATTCAAAAGGAATTTGCCAGTTATTTGTAGAGAATTTTAAGGAATTCGATTATATCGTTGGGCCTTCTGGCAGTTGTGTTTACCACGTTAAAAAACATTTCGATATTTTGGAACAAACCAATGATGTGAAACGCGTTAGAAAAAACACCTACGAGCTGTGTCAGTTTATCTATGAAGTATTGGGTAAAACAGATTTAGGAGCGTCCTTTCCATATAAAGTAGGTATCCATAAAAGTTGCCACGGACTTCGTGGTTTGCGCTTAGGGTCTTGTTCCGAGCGTATGGATGTGCATTATTCAACTGAAGAAAGTCTGTTAAAAGAGGTAAAAGGCTTAGAACTAAAAACGTTGAATAGGGTCGATGAGTGTTGTGGTTTTGGAGGCACTTTTTCGGTATTTGAAGAAGCCATTTCAGTAAAAATGGGTAAAGATAGAATACAAGACCATTTAGACAGTGATGTAGAAGTGATAACAGGAGCAGACCACTCGTGTTTAATGCATTTAGAAGGGCTAATAAATAGAAACAAGCAGCCTTTAAAAGTGATGCATATCGCAGAAATTTTAAATAGCAGTATGTAA
- the uxuA gene encoding mannonate dehydratase has product MQETFRWFGVNDSVKLSYIKQAGATGVVTALHHIPNGDVWEVDEILKVKNAIEAHDLEWSFIESIPIHESIKLRKGDYLQRIENYKQSLRNVAACGIKNVCYNFMPVLDWTRTELFWKLSDGSTALRFDKVDMAVFEKFIMEREGVEAAYTPEILEQAKVRFSKMTSEEKQALEDNVLKGLPGTVDDLTIPVFKDMIAQYDNLSHADLKANLSFFLNQVIPVCEEHGIVMAIHPDDPPMDIMGLPRIIKSEKDLEDLIGFIDSPSNGITFCTGSLGANPDNDLPKMIRKFADRIHFLHLRNVKREADGSFYEDNHLEGSSDMYEVVKAVLEVEKKRDIQLPMRPDHGHQMLQDLEDNRAYAGYTAIGRLRGLAELRGLALGISRS; this is encoded by the coding sequence ATGCAAGAAACATTTAGATGGTTTGGAGTCAATGACTCCGTGAAATTATCATACATAAAACAAGCAGGTGCAACAGGTGTAGTAACAGCATTGCATCATATTCCCAATGGAGACGTTTGGGAAGTTGATGAGATTTTAAAAGTTAAAAATGCCATAGAAGCCCATGATTTGGAATGGTCTTTTATAGAAAGTATTCCCATTCACGAAAGCATCAAACTACGAAAAGGCGACTATTTACAACGTATCGAAAACTATAAGCAAAGTTTACGAAATGTAGCGGCTTGTGGCATTAAAAATGTGTGTTACAATTTTATGCCCGTTTTAGACTGGACACGTACCGAACTATTTTGGAAATTATCAGATGGCAGCACCGCATTGCGTTTTGATAAAGTGGATATGGCGGTTTTTGAAAAATTCATCATGGAACGTGAAGGCGTTGAAGCCGCATACACTCCAGAAATCCTAGAACAAGCAAAAGTGCGTTTCTCTAAAATGACTTCAGAAGAAAAGCAAGCTTTAGAAGATAATGTTTTAAAAGGGCTTCCGGGAACGGTTGACGACTTAACCATTCCTGTTTTTAAAGACATGATCGCACAATATGATAACTTATCGCATGCCGATTTAAAAGCCAATTTATCATTCTTCTTAAATCAAGTCATTCCGGTTTGTGAAGAACATGGGATTGTGATGGCTATTCATCCAGACGATCCACCGATGGATATTATGGGATTGCCTCGAATTATTAAATCTGAAAAAGATTTGGAAGATTTAATTGGTTTTATTGATAGTCCTTCAAATGGTATCACATTTTGCACAGGTTCGTTAGGTGCCAATCCAGATAACGATTTACCTAAAATGATTCGAAAATTTGCAGACCGAATTCATTTTCTTCATTTAAGAAATGTAAAGAGAGAGGCCGATGGTAGTTTTTATGAAGACAATCATTTAGAAGGCTCTTCAGATATGTACGAAGTGGTAAAAGCTGTATTGGAAGTAGAGAAAAAACGGGATATTCAATTGCCTATGCGTCCAGACCACGGGCATCAAATGTTACAAGATTTAGAAGATAATAGAGCCTATGCCGGTTATACGGCTATTGGTCGTTTAAGAGGTTTAGCAGAACTACGAGGTTTGGCACTCGGTATTTCAAGAAGTTAA
- a CDS encoding SDR family oxidoreductase: protein MNLFNLEGKIVLVTGGGGVLGGSMAEYLLENGATVIILHYKQDTVDNTVKRMQSINNKVDGFVCNVVDEKSLQEVADAIIAKYGKIDVLINAAGGNMPGATVGPTQSFFDINMDDFRKVVDLNLFGSIIPSTIFGKEMVKNKQGVIINISSMASERAITRVAGYSASKAAIDNYTKWLAVELALKYGDGLRVNAIAPGFFIGNQNRALLLNEDGSLTQRGSTIINNTPMKRFGDADELNGALHYLCSDASKFVTGITIPVDGGFSAFSGV, encoded by the coding sequence ATGAATCTATTTAATTTAGAGGGCAAAATTGTCTTAGTAACAGGCGGTGGAGGCGTACTTGGAGGAAGTATGGCTGAGTATCTTTTGGAAAATGGTGCGACCGTTATTATATTACATTACAAACAAGATACTGTGGATAATACAGTAAAAAGAATGCAATCGATTAACAATAAAGTTGACGGTTTTGTTTGTAACGTGGTTGATGAAAAAAGCCTTCAAGAAGTAGCTGATGCTATTATAGCGAAGTATGGTAAAATAGATGTGCTTATTAATGCAGCAGGAGGCAATATGCCTGGAGCAACTGTAGGACCAACACAATCCTTTTTTGACATCAACATGGACGACTTCAGAAAAGTAGTCGATTTAAATTTATTTGGTAGTATCATACCATCCACCATTTTTGGTAAAGAGATGGTAAAAAACAAACAAGGTGTTATCATTAATATATCTTCAATGGCTTCAGAAAGGGCCATCACTAGAGTAGCGGGCTATTCAGCATCTAAAGCAGCGATTGATAATTACACCAAATGGTTAGCGGTAGAACTGGCATTGAAATATGGCGATGGGTTACGCGTAAATGCCATTGCTCCAGGATTCTTTATTGGAAACCAAAACAGAGCTTTGTTGCTAAATGAAGATGGTAGCTTAACGCAAAGAGGTAGCACCATTATTAACAATACGCCCATGAAACGTTTTGGTGATGCCGATGAATTAAATGGAGCATTACATTATTTATGCTCAGATGCTTCAAAATTTGTTACAGGTATTACCATTCCTGTAGATGGTGGTTTTAGTGCTTTTAGTGGTGTTTAA
- a CDS encoding bifunctional aldolase/short-chain dehydrogenase encodes MNITTKKFKYVDYLWDDKKAAALNDDQVALFLYRSNILGADLRITNYGGGNTSCKTIEKDPLTNEKVEVMWVKGSGGDIGTLTRSGIAGLYTGRLRDLKNVYGGLSDEDRMVGLFNHCIYDLDSKAPSIDTPLHGLLPFAHIDHLHPDALIAVAAAKDSEKVTKEIWGDTMGWVPWQRPGFDLGLQLEKCLNDNPGIRGIVLGSHGLFTWGDTSYECYINSLEVIEMASEYIEKKIKEKGSVFGGQKVSSLPKQERLEKAAQLMPLLRGLCSSENQMIGHFSDSDVVLEFINSNDLARLAPMGTSCPDHFLRTKIQPLVLTLDAQEDLSDSKAILKKLEPAFETYRQEYADYYNTCKKPNSPAMRDPNPVIIIYPGVGMFSFSKDKQTTRVASEFYINAINVMRGAEAITSYTSLPRQEAFDIEYWLLEEAKLSRMPKEKPLSRKIALVTGAGGGIGKAIADKLAAEGANVVLTDINEDSLKEANATYKRDVSTYAVCDVTSYNSIKEAFDKACLEFGGVDIIVHSAGLAISKPIEETTEKDWDILQNVLVKGQFELAKVGVEVMRKQNLGGNFISIASKNGLVSGPNNVGYGTAKAAQQHMARLLAAELAPDKIRVNTVNPDGVIVGSKIWEGAWAEGRAKAYGITVEELPAHYAKRNLLNEIIYPEDIANGVFSLVAILDKTTGNIINVDGGMANAFVR; translated from the coding sequence ATGAATATAACAACAAAAAAATTCAAATACGTAGATTACCTTTGGGATGATAAGAAAGCAGCCGCTTTAAATGACGATCAAGTTGCTTTATTTTTATACCGATCCAATATATTAGGTGCCGATTTGAGAATCACCAATTACGGCGGTGGAAATACTAGCTGTAAAACCATAGAAAAAGATCCGTTAACAAATGAAAAAGTTGAGGTTATGTGGGTTAAAGGTTCTGGGGGCGATATCGGAACATTAACGCGTTCAGGAATTGCTGGTTTATACACCGGAAGATTACGTGATTTGAAAAATGTTTATGGTGGTTTAAGTGACGAAGACCGCATGGTTGGTCTTTTTAATCACTGTATTTATGATTTAGATAGTAAAGCACCATCTATTGATACGCCGCTTCACGGATTATTACCATTTGCACATATAGATCACTTACATCCAGATGCTTTAATAGCAGTTGCTGCTGCTAAAGACAGTGAAAAAGTGACTAAGGAAATTTGGGGAGATACTATGGGATGGGTGCCTTGGCAACGTCCTGGTTTCGATCTAGGCCTACAATTAGAAAAATGCTTAAACGATAATCCTGGCATTAGGGGAATCGTTCTTGGTAGCCACGGGTTATTCACTTGGGGTGATACATCTTACGAATGCTATATAAATAGTTTGGAAGTTATAGAAATGGCTTCTGAATATATCGAAAAGAAAATAAAAGAAAAAGGATCCGTTTTTGGCGGCCAAAAAGTATCAAGCTTACCTAAACAAGAACGTTTGGAAAAAGCTGCTCAGTTAATGCCTTTATTAAGAGGTTTGTGTTCTTCTGAAAACCAAATGATTGGTCATTTTTCTGATAGCGATGTGGTTTTGGAGTTTATCAATAGTAATGACTTAGCAAGATTGGCCCCTATGGGAACGTCTTGTCCTGACCATTTCTTAAGAACAAAAATCCAACCCTTGGTTTTAACTTTAGATGCTCAAGAGGATTTATCAGATTCCAAAGCTATTCTAAAAAAATTAGAACCTGCTTTTGAAACATATAGACAAGAATATGCTGACTATTATAATACGTGTAAAAAACCCAATAGTCCAGCCATGCGCGATCCGAATCCTGTGATCATTATTTATCCAGGAGTAGGTATGTTTAGTTTTTCAAAAGATAAACAAACAACCAGGGTTGCCAGCGAATTTTACATCAATGCCATTAACGTCATGCGTGGTGCCGAAGCTATAACGTCTTATACCTCGCTACCAAGACAAGAAGCGTTTGATATTGAATATTGGTTATTGGAAGAAGCAAAACTTTCTAGAATGCCAAAAGAAAAACCGTTATCACGTAAAATAGCATTAGTGACTGGTGCTGGTGGTGGTATTGGAAAAGCGATTGCCGATAAATTAGCTGCCGAAGGTGCTAACGTCGTTTTAACCGATATAAATGAAGATAGCTTAAAAGAAGCCAACGCAACTTACAAACGCGATGTATCTACTTATGCAGTATGTGATGTTACCAGTTATAATTCTATTAAAGAAGCTTTCGATAAAGCCTGTTTGGAATTTGGCGGAGTTGATATAATTGTACACAGTGCAGGATTGGCAATTTCTAAACCTATTGAAGAAACTACCGAAAAAGACTGGGACATTTTACAAAATGTATTGGTTAAAGGTCAGTTTGAATTGGCAAAAGTTGGTGTGGAAGTGATGCGCAAACAAAATTTAGGAGGAAACTTCATTAGCATCGCTAGTAAAAATGGATTGGTCTCTGGACCAAATAATGTTGGTTATGGTACTGCTAAAGCGGCACAACAACACATGGCCCGTTTATTGGCCGCTGAATTAGCACCAGATAAAATACGCGTCAATACTGTTAACCCAGATGGTGTTATTGTAGGCAGTAAAATATGGGAAGGTGCTTGGGCAGAAGGTCGTGCTAAAGCTTACGGCATTACTGTAGAAGAACTTCCTGCTCATTATGCAAAAAGAAATTTATTAAACGAAATTATATATCCTGAAGATATTGCCAACGGTGTATTTTCATTGGTTGCCATTTTAGACAAAACAACAGGAAACATTATAAATGTTGATGGTGGAATGGCCAACGCATTTGTCAGATAA